Proteins encoded in a region of the Ursus arctos isolate Adak ecotype North America unplaced genomic scaffold, UrsArc2.0 scaffold_2, whole genome shotgun sequence genome:
- the LOC130544197 gene encoding LOW QUALITY PROTEIN: uncharacterized LOC128031836 homolog (The sequence of the model RefSeq protein was modified relative to this genomic sequence to represent the inferred CDS: inserted 2 bases in 1 codon) translates to MAVTLLAXLQLAAPLSSYSITVRFYRSWLNTP, encoded by the exons ATGGCTGTAACGCTGCTCGC TCTCCAGCTTGCTGCACCACTCTCTAGTTACTCGATAACTGTACGCTTCTATCGTTCTTGGTTAAACACTCCCTGA